A segment of the Aureimonas sp. SA4125 genome:
GAACAGGCCGAGGAATTCGTTGGCCAGACCCTGGTTGCCGAGGATGATCAGCCAGCCATAGGCGCGCACCACCTGTCCGATGAAGAAGGGCAGAAACAGCGCGATCAGCAGGAATTTTCGCAGGCCCTTGGAAGGCGTGCGGACCATCAGATAGGCATAGGGGAAGGCGAGGACCAGCGTCACCACCGTGACCAGGAGGGCGCCGCCGAGGCTGCGAAGCGCAACGGTGAAGAACAGCGGCTCGGAAACGGCGCGGGCATAGTTGGCGAGTGACCAGTCTTCGGACGGCAGGAAGGTGGACGTATCGAGCGTGCGCAGGCTGAGGTCGGCGATCTCGACGAGGCCGAGGACGAGCAGGCCGACCAGCAGCACCGCCGGCAGCAGCATCAGGTACGGCAGTCCCGGTGCGAAGGAGCGCGGCCAGACCGCGCCGGCCGCGGCCTCGAGAGCATCGAGGACGCGCCAGGACAACGGATAGGCGCGGCGGGCGGGACGAA
Coding sequences within it:
- a CDS encoding ABC transporter permease, encoding MPLRPARRAYPLSWRVLDALEAAAGAVWPRSFAPGLPYLMLLPAVLLVGLLVLGLVEIADLSLRTLDTSTFLPSEDWSLANYARAVSEPLFFTVALRSLGGALLVTVVTLVLAFPYAYLMVRTPSKGLRKFLLIALFLPFFIGQVVRAYGWLIILGNQGLANEFLGLFGIGPIRLLFNYWAVLFGLVQYMLPFAVLMLAPALTAIPEEIEAAAGSLGASWVKVFSHVVIPMARPGFIGAGLVVLTLSLTDFAIPAILGGGGQDFIANAIYDQFFRTSDQGMGATLTVLLVLVGSALVGAVFALFGAGTLALGAKR